CAGAGGACTTTGTGCTATAGTTGAGGCTTATCTTATTTACTGGGCTCTTGTATATTGGCTTGCAAGAAAATATTTTAAATTTAGTAAAGAGTGGGCAGCTCCTTTAGCTTCAGGTATCTCTATTTGTGGTGTTTCTGCAGCTATTGCCACAGGAGGTGCCATTAAAGCAAGACCTGTTGTTCCTGTTATGGTTTCTTCTTTAGTAGTTATCTTTGCTGTGATTGAGTTGCTTATTTTACCTTTCTTAGCTCGTGAATTTTTATGGCAAGAACCTATGGTTGCTGGTGCTTGGATGGGGCTTGCGGTTAAGACTGATGGAGCAGCTTTTGCCTCTGGTGCTATAGTGGATGCTTTAATAAGAGGTAAGGCTGAAGCGGTAGCTGGTATTAAGTATGAACCTGGTTGGATCATGATGGCTGCCGCTACCACCAAACTTTTCATCGACATTTTTATAAGTATCTGGGCTTTTATTTTAGCTTATATTTGGTGCGCACACATAGAGTGTCAAGAAGGGCAAACAGTTACCGCCAAAGAGATTTGGCATAGATTCCCCAAATTTGTTTTAGCTTATGCCCTTGGCTTTGTGATTTTCTTGATCATTTCTGCCCCCCATGCTCCTAAGGTAGGAACAGCGGAACATCAAATAAAAGCTATCCAAAAACAAGTAGAAAAACTTGAAAAACAAGCTGCTACAGCTATCGATCCTGCCATTAAGGAGCAGTTAGCTCAGCAAATAGCTACCAAAAAAGCTGAAATTGATGAATTAAAAGCTAGTATAAAAGATTCTAAAAAGATAGTTGACCAAACCAAAACAGCTACTAATGGTTTGAATAACTTGAGAACCTTTATGTTTCTCTTTACTTTCTTTACCATCGGTATTATCTCTGACTTCAGAAAACTCTGGGAAGAAGGAATAGGGCGTTTAGCAGTAGTTTATCTGGTATGTTTGTTTGGATTTATCATCTGGATTGGATTGTTGATTTCTTATATTTTCTTCCATGGGGTAAAACCACCTATAATAGGACAGTAGTCTTTGGGTGAAAAACTTACTAAAGGAGGTTAGTATGGCAGAAGAAAAAGAAGCAAGGTTGATAGAAGAACTTCAGAAGATGCAATATGATCCATGGTTACCTATAGAAAGCAAACTGGTAAAATGGTCTATAAGTTTAGGTATAATCCTTTTGATTATTTTAGTTTGGGTTAGTTATACTTTCTTTCCTTCTTCTCACGGATAAGATTTTAGTTAATATCTAAAAACTTAAGCCCTGAGAGGTTTTAGAAGGCCTCTCAGGGCTTTTTTGTTTAATTTTTAAAGATCTAAAGTATTATCAATCTCAATTTATATTTTTCTTTTGATATATAACAATTTAGCTATATTATTATTATATAACATACTTTGTATGAGGAGGGTAGTGATGGAAAGGGAATTATTAGAGAAAATGTTTGAGTTTCATGGACACAAATGCTGGGCGTCAGCTTTAGGGTTAAGGGCTGGGTTGATTGCGTTAAGAGAACTTGGCTCCCCAAGAAGTGGTGCTAAGACTTTTTATACTATCTTGGAAACTGGATACAATCATGGTGCTGGCTGTTTTGGAGATGGGGTTCAGTATGCCAAGGTTGTACCACAGGAAAAGGTAATCTTTTAAGGAATCCCAGAGGGAAACTTGCTTTTACTCTAATTGATCCACAAAAAAGGAAACAAATAAGAATAAGTTTTAATCCAAAGATAAGATAAGAGAACAGATTGCTAAATCAAATTTTATGAAAAAAAGATCTCAGGGAATACCACCTACAGAGATTCCTGAAGAGGACGTATGGGAGGTAGTAAATCTTGTGCATAATGCCCCAGAGGAAGAAGTTTTATTTATTGGAAAAGTTGAAGACTCAAACTTTGAACCTCCCTTCGAAGTGATGGGGATGGAAGTTTGTGAGATATGTGGAGAGATGGTATCACTACCTTACATCAGATTACTTGGGACAAATAAAGCCTGTTCTACTGGTAACAAAAAGGTTTGTATAGACTGTTCAGGTTATGAAGAAGGCTTTGAAAAAAGGAAGGTATGAAAAATGACCTACCTTATTGCTTGTATAATTACGTTTATTTTTACGACAGTGCTTACGATAGCCGGGGTAGGGGCTGCGTTTATTCTTATTCCAGTTTTTGTGGGTTTAGGGGTGCCTCTTCTTACTGCCATGTCAACAGCTTTACTTTTAAACAGTATAGCTATGGCTATTGCTTCTTCTTATAATGCAAGGTCGGGGCTAATTGTTTATATAAAATAGCCCTGCCTATTTTAGTATTTGCTTCGGTGTTTTCTCCAGTTGGTGCTATCACAGCAGAACATCTTTCAAGAACCCTGCTTTTATGGCTTTTTGTTGGTTTTCTAATTTTTGCAGGGTC
Above is a genomic segment from Thermodesulfobacterium commune DSM 2178 containing:
- a CDS encoding putative sulfate exporter family transporter, which codes for MVEEKKKGLVNEDWLAFYLAIALIIISFLSYFGVDPFGWTVKTSEWVSLDKAIAPLSKVAISGIVSLILTWIFLTVFFAIGAAFLGLNVGRFIVGFFFVFWLSYACWLLGHYAYFAATDPTKHKIPWSLKLTGEGGLIFALILGLIIGNFFRGFANFIKEAVLPEFYVKTGIGLMGAVLGLKSAEAFGLASAVLFRGLCAIVEAYLIYWALVYWLARKYFKFSKEWAAPLASGISICGVSAAIATGGAIKARPVVPVMVSSLVVIFAVIELLILPFLAREFLWQEPMVAGAWMGLAVKTDGAAFASGAIVDALIRGKAEAVAGIKYEPGWIMMAAATTKLFIDIFISIWAFILAYIWCAHIECQEGQTVTAKEIWHRFPKFVLAYALGFVIFLIISAPHAPKVGTAEHQIKAIQKQVEKLEKQAATAIDPAIKEQLAQQIATKKAEIDELKASIKDSKKIVDQTKTATNGLNNLRTFMFLFTFFTIGIISDFRKLWEEGIGRLAVVYLVCLFGFIIWIGLLISYIFFHGVKPPIIGQ